From the Ruania alkalisoli genome, one window contains:
- a CDS encoding TIM barrel protein produces MITLANAPVSYGVFELAAEEGVDLPGPEQIAAMISAAGYAGIDSGPIGMLGRGAELRDRLARHGLALAGGWVDMPFTDDDAFAAALPGYRDAMAFFAEGAELHPDTPPRPTLADSGSDARRANPGGGPDLSLDASGWDTLARNVSSAVRIAGEYGLRPTFHHHACTHVETPEEIDELLARTDVGLTFDTGHLIIGGGDPLEGLRRWEKRIDHLHLKDVQTAVLRDVVARKAGMRQVWTERAFVPLGDGDLDLDATMEQIFGSGYSGWLVIEQDVIPQPGDDPGQPQSHQRRNRDALTPWFPKGDLA; encoded by the coding sequence ATGATCACCCTCGCCAACGCCCCCGTCTCCTATGGAGTCTTCGAACTCGCTGCCGAGGAGGGTGTCGATCTGCCCGGACCCGAGCAGATCGCCGCCATGATCTCGGCCGCGGGCTACGCCGGGATCGACTCCGGTCCGATCGGAATGCTCGGTCGCGGTGCCGAGCTCCGGGACCGGCTCGCCCGCCACGGCCTCGCTCTTGCCGGCGGCTGGGTGGACATGCCGTTCACCGACGACGACGCCTTCGCCGCCGCGTTGCCCGGCTACCGCGACGCGATGGCGTTCTTCGCCGAGGGTGCCGAGCTGCACCCGGATACCCCGCCGCGCCCCACCCTCGCCGACAGCGGCTCCGATGCCCGCCGCGCCAACCCGGGCGGCGGACCGGATCTGAGCCTGGACGCCAGCGGTTGGGACACCCTCGCCCGCAACGTGAGCTCCGCCGTCCGGATCGCGGGCGAGTACGGCCTGCGGCCGACCTTCCACCACCACGCGTGCACGCACGTGGAGACCCCGGAGGAGATCGACGAGCTGCTCGCCCGTACCGACGTCGGCCTGACGTTCGACACCGGGCACCTCATCATCGGCGGCGGTGACCCGCTGGAAGGCTTGCGCCGCTGGGAGAAGCGGATCGACCACCTGCACCTCAAGGACGTGCAGACGGCCGTGCTGCGGGACGTCGTCGCCCGGAAGGCGGGGATGCGCCAGGTCTGGACCGAGCGCGCCTTCGTGCCGCTCGGGGACGGCGACCTGGACCTGGACGCCACCATGGAGCAGATCTTCGGCAGCGGCTACTCCGGCTGGCTCGTGATCGAGCAGGACGTGATCCCCCAGCCTGGCGACGATCCCGGCCAGCCGCAGTCGCACCAGCGGCGCAACCGCGACGCTCTCACCCCCTGGTTCCCGAAGGGAGACCTCGCATGA
- a CDS encoding Gfo/Idh/MocA family protein, which yields MTRVRIGVLGLGAVTQSVHLPLLARRWDLFEIAAVADLSAERTTTVADRYGVAGRFTSRADLVAAHTEGTCPLDAVLVATTGTHGADVIALTDAGLAVLAEKPLALAETEIDAIDAAVAGGGRVQLGYMKEYDPATAGAARALAGRQVRAVTVEILHPTSGAQLQFARLLPPAGDVDPVALATAVAPTTTALDQALGADLDPRWRGLYEGVIIGSIVHDISLLRHLGHPITGVESAATWGASDAGPGSVEVLGELASGARLHLGWHFLPDYPDYRETVTFHHEGGSVSLVFSVPYLLNAPTVLTVVSRGEDGAEIRSEHRSSQQEAFENELTAFHALVTSGEQPFSGPVQGRADLVVAQRILARLGQRHGFTPGGESAAH from the coding sequence ATGACTCGTGTCCGGATCGGCGTTCTCGGCCTCGGGGCCGTCACCCAGAGCGTGCATCTGCCGTTGCTCGCCCGGCGCTGGGACCTGTTCGAGATCGCCGCGGTAGCCGACCTCTCGGCCGAACGCACCACGACCGTCGCCGATCGGTACGGGGTGGCGGGCCGGTTCACCTCCCGTGCCGACCTGGTGGCCGCGCACACTGAGGGCACCTGCCCGCTGGACGCCGTCCTGGTGGCCACGACCGGCACCCATGGTGCCGACGTGATCGCTCTCACCGACGCCGGGCTTGCCGTGCTGGCGGAGAAGCCGCTCGCTCTTGCCGAGACCGAGATCGATGCCATCGATGCCGCTGTGGCAGGCGGCGGGCGCGTGCAGCTCGGCTACATGAAGGAGTACGACCCCGCCACTGCGGGAGCCGCGCGGGCGTTGGCCGGACGTCAGGTGCGGGCGGTGACCGTGGAGATTTTGCACCCCACCTCCGGCGCGCAGTTGCAGTTCGCCCGGCTCCTGCCCCCCGCCGGGGACGTCGATCCTGTTGCCCTGGCCACCGCCGTCGCCCCCACCACCACGGCTCTGGACCAGGCCCTCGGCGCCGACCTGGATCCGAGGTGGCGCGGCCTCTACGAGGGCGTGATCATCGGTTCGATCGTGCACGACATCTCGCTGCTGCGGCACCTCGGTCACCCGATCACCGGCGTGGAGTCGGCAGCGACCTGGGGCGCCTCGGACGCCGGTCCGGGGTCCGTGGAGGTGCTCGGTGAGCTGGCCTCCGGTGCCCGGCTGCACCTGGGCTGGCACTTCCTGCCGGACTATCCCGACTACCGCGAGACCGTCACCTTTCATCACGAGGGCGGCAGCGTGAGCCTGGTCTTCTCGGTTCCGTACCTGCTCAACGCGCCGACCGTACTGACTGTTGTCAGCCGGGGTGAGGACGGTGCGGAGATCCGCAGCGAGCACCGCTCCTCCCAGCAGGAGGCGTTCGAGAACGAACTGACGGCGTTCCATGCGCTGGTCACGAGCGGTGAACAGCCGTTCTCCGGGCCGGTACAGGGCCGGGCCGACCTCGTGGTGGCCCAGCGGATCCTCGCGCGGCTCGGTCAGCGGCACGGATTCACCCCGGGCGGGGAGTCAGCCGCCCACTGA
- a CDS encoding formate/nitrite transporter family protein translates to MYVKPNDLVTTMIDAGESKIFMSTRDTLVRASMGGALLALAAAFAVTVSVTTGIALLGAVLFPVGFIMLYLLGYDLLTGVFVLAPLAWLDKRPGVTVRGVLRNWGLVFVGNFIGAFTVAAMMAVVVTFGFDTAPNEVGEAIGHIGEGRTLGYAEHGAAGMLTLFVRGMLCNWMVSTGVAGAMIAKDVPGKAIAMWMPIMLFFFMGFEHSIVNMFLFPSGIMLGGEFTVMDYLVWNEIPTVLGNLVGGLVFTALPLYATHARTAARRSLPIRPTATRDEVDQPA, encoded by the coding sequence ATGTACGTCAAGCCGAACGATCTGGTCACCACGATGATCGACGCCGGGGAGTCGAAGATCTTCATGTCCACCAGGGACACGCTCGTACGTGCCTCGATGGGGGGTGCCCTGCTTGCCCTGGCCGCCGCTTTCGCCGTCACCGTCAGCGTCACCACCGGGATCGCCCTCCTCGGTGCGGTGCTGTTCCCGGTCGGGTTCATCATGCTGTACCTGCTGGGCTACGACCTACTGACCGGTGTGTTCGTCCTCGCTCCCCTGGCGTGGCTGGACAAGCGGCCCGGCGTGACCGTGCGCGGTGTGCTGCGCAACTGGGGATTGGTGTTCGTGGGCAACTTCATCGGCGCCTTCACCGTGGCGGCGATGATGGCCGTGGTGGTGACCTTCGGTTTCGACACTGCACCGAATGAAGTGGGCGAGGCGATCGGGCACATCGGTGAGGGCCGCACCCTCGGGTATGCCGAGCACGGCGCGGCCGGGATGCTCACGCTGTTCGTGCGAGGGATGCTGTGCAACTGGATGGTCTCCACCGGTGTGGCCGGTGCGATGATCGCCAAGGATGTGCCCGGCAAGGCCATCGCGATGTGGATGCCGATCATGCTGTTCTTCTTCATGGGTTTCGAGCACTCGATCGTCAACATGTTCCTGTTCCCCTCGGGCATCATGCTCGGGGGTGAGTTCACGGTCATGGACTACCTGGTCTGGAACGAGATCCCGACCGTGCTGGGCAACCTGGTGGGAGGGCTGGTGTTCACCGCCCTGCCGCTGTACGCCACCCACGCCCGGACGGCGGCGCGCCGCTCCCTGCCCATCCGGCCAACCGCGACACGCGACGAGGTCGACCAGCCGGCCTGA
- a CDS encoding prephenate dehydratase, whose translation MSAVTQRRIAYQGEPGANSDILCRQYYPDAQPVPCASFEDVFAAVETRDADLALIPIDNSLAGRVADIHHFLPTSGLHIVAEHFLRIRFMLMAVPGATLETIRTVHSHVHALGQCRDIIRTHSLEPIVSGDTAGAAREVAEAADLTRAAIAPPLAAEIYGLEILASDVEDAEHNTTRFIALAPDPAQVAPENGPTVTTFVFRVRNLPAALYKALGGFATNGVNMTKLESYMVGGEFVATQFLAEIDGHPDDLPVRRALEELSFFTREVTILGVYPADPYRQQVSGTT comes from the coding sequence ATGTCGGCCGTGACTCAGCGACGTATCGCCTACCAGGGAGAACCCGGAGCCAACTCCGACATCCTGTGCCGTCAGTACTATCCGGACGCTCAGCCCGTGCCGTGCGCCTCTTTCGAGGACGTCTTCGCCGCGGTCGAGACGCGGGACGCTGATCTGGCACTCATCCCGATCGACAACTCCCTGGCAGGACGGGTAGCCGACATTCACCACTTCCTGCCGACCTCGGGGCTGCACATCGTCGCCGAGCACTTCCTGCGGATCCGGTTCATGCTGATGGCTGTGCCAGGTGCGACCCTGGAGACCATCCGGACGGTGCACTCGCACGTGCACGCGCTCGGCCAGTGCCGCGACATCATCCGTACCCACAGCCTCGAGCCGATTGTCTCCGGGGACACCGCCGGTGCGGCGCGTGAGGTCGCCGAGGCCGCCGACCTGACGCGGGCGGCGATCGCGCCGCCGCTCGCCGCCGAGATCTACGGGCTGGAGATCCTCGCCTCCGACGTCGAGGACGCCGAGCACAACACCACCCGGTTCATCGCGTTGGCGCCCGATCCCGCGCAGGTCGCGCCAGAGAACGGGCCCACGGTCACCACCTTCGTGTTCCGGGTGCGCAACCTGCCCGCCGCCCTGTACAAGGCCCTCGGTGGCTTCGCGACCAACGGCGTGAACATGACCAAGCTGGAGAGTTACATGGTGGGCGGGGAGTTCGTCGCCACCCAGTTCCTCGCCGAGATCGACGGCCACCCGGACGACCTGCCCGTACGTCGCGCTCTGGAGGAGTTGTCCTTCTTCACCCGCGAAGTCACGATCCTCGGGGTGTACCCGGCCGACCCCTATCGGCAGCAGGTCAGTGGCACGACCTGA
- the smc gene encoding chromosome segregation protein SMC: MHLKTLTLRGFKSFASATTLSLEPGITCVVGPNGSGKSNVVDALSWVMGEQGAKSLRGGAMADVIFAGTSSRPPLGRAEVSLTIDNADGALPIEYSEVTISRTLFRNGGSEYAINGSSCRLLDIQDLLSDSGLGREMHVIVGQGRLDAVLQATPEERRGFIEEAAGVLKHRKRKEKALRKLEAMAANLARVSDLTGEIRRQLGPLAKQADVARRAQVVQIDLRDAKARLLADDLVQFTSSLAQEIADETALRQERDAVENAQQQARAELTRLEGEAAAAAPVLSEATEMWYRLSSLRERLRGTETLAAERCRLLGTPATVEENRRDPDDLDAQAARARDAEAELGTEAQKARDDLEGAVTERAHAEQKSAEAEKVLAAVHRGVADRREGLARLTGQVAATRGKVEAAEAELERLRRDLAAATDRAQRASREFTALEQQAVGQAEGEEDLDDAHEQAREQLERAQERVRELAEAEREADGARATWTARRDALELSLTRKDATGTVLEAEDLPGVLGPVADLLTVEPGYETAVTAALGPLADAAALESVDVAVDALRYVREKDAGQARLLLAHEQGAPPPAGPAPGGGRWARDVVEAAESVRGAVDWLLDGVVVVEDLATARQVRLADAGSGRDRSDGPRGRALVAVTRHGDVLGPAHARGGSVAGPSVLELHAAREEAAQQIADAAARAEQARFALGPAREAVEAAQAEADRTLAALHDSDAQLAAVAERLGQHGAAMRAANAEAERIQPAIEKAEHARTQHAEALAEIAERLEVAGQEPVESDTDLEAATADRDRLAEAATQARGRETDARLVLRTVEERVRALSGRAESLERAAKAEREAREAAARRARRRAEQAEVANLVRAGAARALAAIEHSLQLAATRREIAEDERAQRDEALTAVRGRLDELSARHSQLTDVVHRDEVARAQQKLRIEQLEQRAIDELGLDPEVLVAEYGPDQLVPPVPAPGSEDEPEPARPYVRTEQEKRLRAAERALNLLGKVNPLALEEHAALEERHKFLTDQLADLKKSRADLLDIVAEIDQRVEQVFTSAFEDTAAQFEQVFARLFPGGEGRLVLTEPDDMLTTGLEVEARPPGKKVKRLSLLSGGERSLTAVALLVAIFKARPSPFYVMDEVEAALDDVNLGRLLEIFRELRSDSQLIVVTHQKRTMEIADALYGVTMRGDGVTTVISQRIADRDEVG, encoded by the coding sequence GTGCACCTGAAGACGCTGACGCTGCGGGGATTCAAGTCCTTCGCGTCTGCGACCACGCTCTCGTTGGAGCCGGGTATCACGTGCGTCGTGGGGCCGAACGGTTCCGGAAAGTCCAACGTGGTGGACGCTCTCTCGTGGGTGATGGGGGAGCAGGGTGCCAAATCGCTGCGCGGTGGAGCGATGGCAGATGTGATCTTCGCTGGCACCTCCTCCCGCCCACCGCTCGGCCGGGCCGAAGTCTCGTTGACGATCGACAATGCTGACGGCGCCCTGCCGATCGAGTACAGCGAGGTGACGATCTCCCGCACGCTCTTCCGCAACGGCGGTTCGGAGTACGCGATCAATGGCAGCTCGTGCCGGCTGCTCGACATCCAGGATCTGCTCTCCGACTCCGGGCTTGGCCGGGAGATGCACGTGATCGTCGGCCAAGGCCGGCTTGACGCCGTGCTACAGGCCACGCCGGAGGAGCGACGAGGATTCATCGAAGAGGCCGCCGGCGTGCTCAAGCACCGCAAGCGCAAGGAGAAGGCGCTGCGCAAGCTGGAGGCGATGGCTGCCAATCTCGCGCGGGTCAGCGACCTCACCGGTGAGATACGCCGTCAACTCGGCCCCCTGGCCAAACAGGCGGACGTGGCACGCCGGGCGCAGGTCGTCCAGATCGACCTGCGCGACGCCAAGGCCCGGTTACTTGCGGACGACTTGGTGCAGTTCACCTCCTCCCTCGCCCAGGAGATCGCCGACGAGACCGCGCTGCGGCAGGAACGGGACGCCGTCGAGAACGCGCAGCAGCAGGCGAGAGCGGAACTGACGCGCCTGGAGGGCGAAGCAGCGGCCGCTGCACCGGTCCTGAGCGAAGCCACCGAGATGTGGTACCGGCTGTCCTCGCTGCGGGAACGGCTCCGTGGCACCGAGACCCTCGCCGCCGAGCGGTGCCGCCTGCTCGGCACCCCAGCAACCGTCGAGGAGAATCGCCGCGACCCTGACGATCTGGACGCCCAGGCGGCCCGAGCGCGGGATGCAGAGGCCGAACTCGGGACCGAGGCGCAGAAGGCGCGCGACGATCTCGAAGGCGCTGTCACCGAACGTGCGCACGCCGAGCAGAAGAGCGCCGAAGCCGAGAAGGTGCTCGCCGCTGTTCACCGAGGCGTAGCCGACCGGCGCGAAGGTCTTGCTCGCCTCACCGGGCAGGTGGCCGCGACACGTGGCAAGGTCGAGGCGGCGGAAGCCGAACTGGAACGGTTGCGTCGCGACCTTGCCGCAGCAACCGACCGCGCGCAGCGGGCGAGCCGGGAGTTCACCGCCCTTGAGCAGCAGGCTGTTGGGCAGGCCGAGGGCGAAGAAGATCTCGACGATGCTCATGAGCAGGCGCGCGAGCAGCTCGAACGCGCACAGGAGCGGGTGCGCGAACTTGCCGAGGCCGAGCGGGAGGCAGACGGTGCCCGGGCCACCTGGACCGCGCGGCGGGACGCGCTCGAACTCTCCCTCACCCGCAAGGACGCCACCGGGACGGTGCTCGAGGCCGAGGACCTCCCAGGCGTGCTGGGTCCGGTCGCTGACCTTCTGACAGTCGAGCCCGGATACGAGACAGCTGTCACGGCCGCCCTCGGACCACTGGCCGATGCGGCCGCGCTGGAATCGGTCGACGTCGCCGTCGACGCGCTGCGCTACGTTCGCGAGAAGGACGCCGGACAAGCCCGGCTATTGCTCGCCCACGAGCAGGGCGCTCCACCTCCCGCCGGACCAGCACCCGGTGGCGGACGTTGGGCCCGGGACGTGGTCGAGGCGGCGGAGTCCGTGCGCGGAGCCGTCGACTGGCTGCTCGACGGTGTCGTCGTGGTGGAGGACCTTGCCACCGCCCGGCAGGTGCGGCTCGCGGATGCTGGGAGCGGCCGAGACCGGAGTGATGGTCCTCGCGGTCGTGCCCTGGTGGCCGTGACCCGTCACGGCGATGTGCTGGGGCCGGCACATGCTCGCGGAGGCAGTGTCGCCGGACCGAGTGTGCTGGAGTTGCACGCCGCGCGCGAGGAAGCGGCACAGCAGATCGCGGACGCAGCGGCGCGTGCCGAGCAGGCGCGGTTCGCACTGGGTCCGGCGCGCGAGGCGGTCGAGGCTGCGCAGGCGGAGGCCGACCGCACCCTGGCCGCGCTGCACGACTCCGATGCCCAGCTGGCCGCCGTCGCCGAGCGTCTCGGTCAGCATGGGGCAGCCATGCGGGCCGCGAACGCGGAGGCCGAGCGGATCCAACCGGCGATCGAGAAGGCCGAGCACGCACGTACCCAGCACGCTGAGGCGCTCGCCGAGATCGCCGAACGGCTCGAGGTGGCCGGGCAGGAACCAGTGGAGAGCGATACGGATCTGGAGGCGGCGACCGCAGACCGTGATCGCCTCGCCGAGGCGGCAACGCAGGCGCGCGGGCGGGAGACCGATGCGCGGCTGGTGCTGCGCACCGTCGAGGAACGGGTGCGTGCGCTCAGCGGGCGGGCCGAATCGCTGGAGCGGGCCGCCAAGGCCGAGCGAGAGGCGCGCGAGGCAGCCGCCCGGCGGGCCCGTCGCCGCGCCGAGCAGGCCGAAGTCGCCAACCTGGTCCGGGCAGGTGCCGCGCGAGCGCTCGCGGCGATCGAGCATTCCTTGCAGCTGGCCGCGACGCGCCGTGAGATCGCCGAGGACGAGCGTGCCCAGCGGGACGAGGCGCTGACGGCGGTGCGCGGGCGTCTGGACGAGCTCTCTGCCCGCCACTCTCAGCTGACCGACGTCGTCCACCGCGACGAGGTGGCGCGCGCGCAGCAGAAGCTACGGATCGAACAGCTGGAGCAGCGTGCGATCGACGAGCTCGGACTCGACCCCGAGGTGCTGGTGGCCGAGTACGGACCAGACCAGTTGGTCCCGCCGGTGCCGGCGCCTGGCTCCGAGGATGAACCCGAGCCGGCTCGCCCGTACGTGCGAACCGAGCAAGAGAAGCGCCTGCGGGCCGCTGAACGGGCCCTGAACCTGCTCGGCAAGGTGAATCCCCTCGCGCTGGAAGAGCATGCAGCGCTGGAGGAGCGGCACAAGTTCCTCACTGATCAGCTCGCTGACCTGAAGAAGTCCCGGGCCGACCTGCTCGACATCGTCGCCGAGATCGACCAACGGGTCGAGCAGGTCTTCACCTCCGCATTCGAGGACACGGCAGCCCAGTTCGAGCAGGTCTTCGCGCGGCTCTTCCCGGGAGGGGAGGGCAGGCTCGTCCTGACCGAACCCGACGACATGCTGACGACCGGTCTCGAGGTCGAGGCACGTCCGCCCGGTAAGAAGGTCAAGCGTCTCTCGCTGCTTTCAGGCGGTGAACGGTCCCTGACGGCCGTGGCGTTGCTGGTAGCGATCTTCAAGGCCCGGCCGAGCCCGTTCTACGTGATGGACGAGGTGGAGGCGGCGCTGGACGACGTCAACCTCGGCAGGCTGCTGGAGATCTTCCGTGAGCTGCGCAGCGACTCCCAGCTCATCGTGGTCACGCACCAGAAGCGGACCATGGAGATCGCCGACGCGCTCTACGGGGTGACGATGCGCGGAGACGGCGTCACCACCGTCATCAGTCAACGGATCGCCGACCGCGACGAGGTCGGCTGA
- the ftsY gene encoding signal recognition particle-docking protein FtsY — MFADIWLYLVLGVLVVVGAGLALVRGRHSRHERHGETDESVETGETPTTVGTSGDADPDTAAAPSEAGLEPGAEPEPGGTDSGGPATAAATTVDVERPESVAGRMVRLRARLARAGGLGSTLLSLLSRGDLDESDWEEIEETLLLADIGSGPTDELMTALRTRVKVLGTTDPEQVRALLREELLTLVDSGMDRRLAVSPVTGDDGEPHPATVLVVGVNGTGKTTTVGKLARVLVAEDKDVLLGAADTFRAAAADQLSTWGERVGVSVVRADREGADPASVAFDAVKAGRENGVDTVLVDTAGRLQNKAGLMDELGKIRRVISRHAPVSEVLLVLDATTGQNGMRQAQVFSEAVDVTGIVLTKLDGTAKGGIVVAVQRELGVPVKFVGLGEGPDDLAPFDAAGFVDALLD, encoded by the coding sequence ATCTTCGCTGACATCTGGCTGTATCTGGTCCTCGGTGTTCTCGTTGTCGTCGGCGCGGGCCTCGCCCTGGTGCGCGGCCGGCACAGCCGGCATGAACGGCATGGCGAGACTGATGAGTCCGTTGAGACCGGTGAGACACCCACGACGGTTGGGACCAGTGGTGACGCCGACCCCGATACCGCAGCGGCACCGTCCGAGGCCGGCCTCGAGCCGGGTGCCGAACCGGAGCCGGGTGGTACTGACTCGGGTGGCCCGGCTACCGCTGCGGCGACCACGGTCGACGTGGAACGCCCCGAGTCGGTGGCAGGTCGCATGGTCCGGCTGCGGGCGCGCCTGGCTCGCGCCGGTGGACTGGGAAGCACGTTGCTTTCGCTCCTCTCGCGCGGTGACCTGGACGAGTCCGACTGGGAGGAGATCGAGGAGACTCTCCTGCTCGCCGACATCGGATCGGGGCCGACCGATGAGCTCATGACGGCGCTGCGCACCCGGGTGAAGGTGCTCGGCACCACCGATCCGGAGCAGGTGCGCGCACTCCTGCGGGAGGAGCTGCTCACGCTGGTGGACTCCGGGATGGACCGTCGCCTGGCGGTCAGCCCGGTCACCGGGGACGACGGTGAGCCGCACCCGGCGACCGTTCTCGTGGTCGGAGTCAATGGCACCGGGAAGACCACGACCGTCGGCAAGCTCGCCCGGGTATTGGTGGCCGAGGACAAGGACGTGCTGCTCGGCGCGGCCGATACCTTCCGCGCCGCCGCGGCCGACCAGCTGAGCACGTGGGGGGAGCGCGTCGGCGTCAGCGTCGTGCGTGCCGACCGGGAGGGGGCTGATCCTGCATCCGTCGCTTTCGACGCGGTCAAGGCGGGCCGGGAGAACGGGGTGGACACCGTCCTGGTGGATACCGCGGGCCGGCTGCAGAACAAGGCCGGGCTCATGGACGAGTTGGGGAAGATCCGCCGAGTGATCTCCCGCCACGCCCCCGTGAGCGAGGTACTCCTGGTGCTGGACGCCACCACGGGGCAGAACGGGATGCGGCAGGCGCAAGTGTTCTCCGAGGCCGTGGATGTCACCGGCATCGTGCTGACCAAGCTGGACGGCACCGCCAAGGGTGGGATCGTCGTCGCGGTCCAGCGCGAGCTGGGAGTGCCGGTGAAGTTCGTGGGCCTGGGAGAGGGGCCGGACGATCTGGCCCCGTTCGACGCCGCAGGCTTCGTGGACGCGCTGCTCGACTGA
- a CDS encoding ammonium transporter: protein MEPFIDTGITAWMLVSASLVLLMTPGLALFYGGMTRAKSVLNMMMMCFGAIALIGVIYPLWGWSMSYGASIGGIFGNPFDQFGLGGSFDPIAVLNEETGASMPTMVDVGFQATFAIITVALIAGAIADRVKFSTWMVFAGLWTTLAFFPMAHMVWSGGLLSDDGPFAGIASPVDFAGGTVVHINAGVAGLVLALIVGKRKGFGTEPMKPHNMPLVMLGAALLWFGWFGFNAGSAYGADEVAGLAWVNTTTAAAAAVLGWLLVEKIKYGKATSLGAASGIVAGLVAITPAAGALTPVTSIILGAVAGVLCALAVSLKHKLGYDDSLDVVGVHLVGGLVGTVLIGFLATDGGLFFGDGVNLLIVQILIALVAVVFSGIVTVVIGLILKAAMGWRVAEEDEVRGIDLAEHAEGAYEEINS from the coding sequence ATGGAACCCTTTATCGACACGGGTATCACCGCGTGGATGCTGGTATCGGCATCCCTCGTGCTGTTGATGACACCCGGTCTCGCCTTGTTCTACGGCGGGATGACACGAGCGAAGTCCGTTCTGAACATGATGATGATGTGCTTCGGGGCGATCGCCCTGATCGGCGTCATCTACCCCCTGTGGGGCTGGTCGATGTCCTACGGCGCCTCGATCGGTGGCATCTTCGGTAATCCGTTCGACCAGTTCGGCCTCGGCGGGTCCTTCGACCCGATCGCCGTCCTGAACGAGGAGACCGGCGCGTCGATGCCCACGATGGTCGACGTCGGCTTCCAGGCGACCTTCGCCATCATCACCGTGGCCCTGATCGCCGGTGCGATCGCTGACCGGGTGAAGTTCTCCACCTGGATGGTGTTCGCCGGCCTGTGGACCACGCTGGCCTTCTTCCCGATGGCACACATGGTCTGGAGCGGCGGTCTGCTCTCCGACGACGGTCCGTTTGCCGGCATCGCTTCCCCTGTCGACTTCGCCGGTGGCACCGTGGTGCACATCAACGCCGGTGTGGCGGGCCTGGTGCTTGCTCTGATCGTGGGCAAGCGCAAGGGCTTCGGCACCGAGCCGATGAAGCCTCACAACATGCCGCTGGTCATGCTCGGTGCCGCACTGCTGTGGTTCGGCTGGTTCGGATTCAACGCCGGCTCGGCGTACGGCGCGGACGAGGTCGCCGGTCTGGCGTGGGTGAACACCACCACGGCAGCTGCGGCCGCTGTGCTCGGCTGGTTGCTGGTCGAGAAGATCAAGTACGGCAAGGCCACCTCGCTTGGCGCAGCTTCCGGTATTGTCGCCGGCCTTGTGGCCATCACCCCGGCCGCAGGCGCTTTGACCCCCGTCACCTCGATCATCCTCGGGGCCGTGGCCGGTGTGCTGTGCGCCCTGGCCGTCAGTCTCAAGCACAAGCTCGGCTACGACGACTCACTCGATGTGGTCGGCGTCCACCTCGTCGGTGGCCTGGTCGGCACCGTCCTGATCGGCTTCCTGGCCACCGATGGCGGCCTGTTCTTCGGCGATGGTGTCAACCTGTTGATCGTCCAGATCCTGATCGCGTTGGTCGCCGTGGTGTTCTCTGGCATCGTCACCGTGGTGATCGGCCTGATTCTCAAGGCGGCCATGGGATGGCGTGTCGCCGAGGAGGACGAGGTACGCGGAATCGACCTGGCCGAGCACGCCGAGGGTGCCTACGAGGAGATCAACTCATGA
- a CDS encoding P-II family nitrogen regulator, translated as MKLITAVIQPHKLDEVKAALSAAGVRGLTVSEASGYGRQKGHTEVYRGAEYTVDLVPKVRVEVLVDDADAANLAEVVVGAAQSGKIGDGKVWISPVDDVIRVRTGANGPDAL; from the coding sequence ATGAAGCTCATCACCGCAGTGATCCAGCCACACAAGCTGGACGAGGTCAAGGCGGCGCTGTCCGCCGCCGGAGTTCGCGGCCTCACCGTCAGCGAGGCGTCCGGCTACGGCCGCCAGAAGGGCCACACCGAGGTCTACCGTGGCGCCGAGTACACGGTCGACCTGGTGCCCAAGGTTCGCGTGGAGGTGCTCGTCGACGACGCAGACGCCGCCAACCTGGCCGAAGTGGTCGTCGGTGCTGCCCAGTCGGGCAAGATCGGCGACGGGAAGGTCTGGATCTCACCGGTCGACGACGTCATCCGCGTCCGTACCGGTGCCAACGGTCCCGACGCGCTCTGA